The uncultured Pseudodesulfovibrio sp. genome includes a region encoding these proteins:
- a CDS encoding monovalent cation/H+ antiporter subunit D family protein, which yields MEGVTTYSPILLPVVFTLLTPLFIYLCRGEENRREAISFIGAFLTFTSVLWMAPKVLAGQVLYYHVTTILPGISIAFAADGLSMVFALIAPFLWFFVTSYNIGYMRGLNEHAQTRYYVCFAVAIFGAIGVALSANVFTLYLFYEVITVFTYPLVYHHEDADAKVGARKYIVYLMGTSKLFLLPAMVLTYVLVGNLDFNLVDIQHGMFSAQVIAEHPRLVALTYWLFIFGIGKAALMPFHNWLPSAMVAPTPVSALLHAVAVVKAGVFCVSRIVLSAFGTKTAAALTMSQLYIGSPGSWLGDLSIGMGTAYIAAFTLTVASFIALTKDDIKARLAYSTVAQLSYIVLGVTMLVDSGVQGGVMHIAHHAFSKITLFMAAGAIYVACHLKKISLMDGLGRRMPLTFGAFGIASLSMIGMPPVCGFVSKWYLVNGTLDAHQWPLLCALLLSTALNAGYFVPITYRAFFKKPKPEANIGQYNEPSLTMVIPLCITAFISVFLGLYPQTFLNFVNVLGKF from the coding sequence ATGGAAGGTGTAACGACATATAGTCCCATTCTTCTGCCGGTGGTGTTCACGCTCCTCACGCCGCTCTTCATCTACCTCTGTAGAGGGGAGGAGAACCGGCGGGAGGCGATCAGCTTCATCGGTGCGTTCCTGACCTTCACTTCGGTGCTCTGGATGGCTCCGAAAGTCCTTGCCGGACAGGTCCTTTACTACCACGTAACCACCATCCTGCCGGGCATCAGCATCGCCTTTGCCGCGGACGGCCTGTCCATGGTCTTCGCCCTGATCGCCCCGTTCCTCTGGTTCTTCGTGACCAGCTACAACATCGGCTACATGCGCGGGCTCAACGAGCATGCGCAGACCCGTTATTACGTCTGCTTCGCGGTGGCCATCTTCGGCGCCATCGGCGTGGCCCTGTCGGCCAACGTGTTCACGCTCTACCTCTTCTACGAGGTCATCACCGTGTTCACGTACCCGCTGGTCTACCACCACGAAGACGCGGACGCGAAGGTCGGCGCCAGGAAGTACATCGTCTACTTGATGGGTACCTCCAAGCTCTTCCTTCTGCCCGCCATGGTCCTGACCTACGTGCTGGTCGGCAACCTCGACTTCAATCTGGTCGACATCCAGCACGGCATGTTCTCGGCCCAGGTCATAGCCGAACATCCCAGACTGGTCGCCCTGACCTACTGGCTGTTCATCTTCGGTATCGGCAAGGCGGCGCTCATGCCGTTCCACAACTGGCTGCCCTCGGCCATGGTCGCGCCCACCCCGGTTTCGGCCTTGCTGCACGCGGTGGCGGTCGTCAAGGCGGGCGTGTTCTGCGTCAGCCGCATCGTGCTCTCGGCCTTCGGGACCAAGACCGCGGCGGCCCTGACCATGAGCCAGCTCTACATCGGTTCGCCCGGCTCCTGGTTAGGCGATCTGAGTATCGGTATGGGTACGGCGTACATCGCGGCGTTCACCCTGACCGTGGCCTCGTTCATCGCCCTGACCAAGGACGACATCAAGGCGCGGCTGGCCTACTCGACCGTGGCCCAGCTGTCGTACATCGTGCTCGGCGTGACCATGCTGGTCGACTCGGGCGTGCAGGGCGGCGTCATGCACATCGCTCACCACGCCTTCTCCAAGATCACGCTGTTCATGGCGGCGGGCGCCATTTACGTCGCCTGCCACCTGAAGAAGATCAGCCTCATGGACGGGCTGGGTCGGCGCATGCCGCTGACTTTCGGTGCCTTCGGTATCGCTTCCCTGTCCATGATCGGCATGCCGCCGGTCTGCGGGTTCGTCTCCAAATGGTACCTGGTCAACGGCACGCTCGACGCGCACCAGTGGCCGCTGCTTTGCGCGCTGCTCCTTTCGACGGCGCTCAACGCGGGCTACTTCGTGCCCATCACCTACAGGGCCTTCTTCAAGAAGCCCAAGCCCGAAGCCAACATCGGCCAGTACAACGAGCCGTCCCTGACTATGGTGATCCCGCTGTGCATCACGGCCTTCATCTCGGTGTTCTTGGGTCTGTATCCGCAGACATTCCTGAACTTCGTCAACGTTCTCGGCAAGTTCTAG
- a CDS encoding NADH-quinone oxidoreductase subunit C yields the protein MLQALEGVATQCVAKQDPAATGHAWSVFLAPGQILKAARKLFEAEYSLEDILALDVDEGFLVQYHFNRWTLNERVVLRVLVGKDNPVVPSITSVFDGAEWHERETRDFHGVEFEGNPNLVPLLMPVEDKDLFPLRKTDKVRKSIKDLLSLGEVVSCSPEVEALFAEAEAGEASDA from the coding sequence ATGTTGCAGGCTTTGGAAGGAGTGGCGACTCAGTGCGTCGCCAAACAGGATCCGGCGGCCACAGGGCATGCCTGGTCGGTCTTTCTGGCGCCGGGCCAGATTCTCAAGGCCGCCAGGAAGCTCTTCGAGGCCGAGTATTCCCTTGAGGACATCCTCGCCCTGGACGTGGATGAGGGATTCTTGGTGCAGTATCATTTCAACCGATGGACCCTGAATGAACGGGTCGTCCTCCGCGTCCTCGTCGGCAAGGACAACCCCGTGGTCCCGTCCATCACATCCGTCTTCGACGGCGCCGAGTGGCACGAGCGGGAAACCCGCGACTTCCACGGCGTCGAGTTCGAGGGCAATCCCAACCTCGTGCCGCTGCTCATGCCGGTGGAGGACAAGGATCTCTTCCCGCTGCGCAAGACCGACAAGGTCCGCAAGTCCATCAAGGACCTGCTTTCCTTGGGTGAAGTCGTGTCCTGCTCGCCGGAAGTGGAAGCGTTGTTTGCGGAAGCGGAGGCCGGGGAGGCCTCCGACGCGTAG
- the nuoK gene encoding NADH-quinone oxidoreductase subunit NuoK: protein MSALTLYQIVALILLCAGLFGLTQRRSLVGMLISVELMLNGAGLSMVAAAQLTEFSAVLGQLGTLFVMGLAAAEATLVLAMVVVVARRFKSAKSSDITTLKE from the coding sequence ATGAGCGCACTGACTCTCTATCAAATCGTCGCTTTGATCCTTCTGTGCGCGGGCCTGTTCGGCCTGACCCAGCGCAGGAGCCTCGTCGGCATGCTGATCTCGGTGGAGCTGATGCTCAACGGCGCGGGCCTGTCCATGGTGGCGGCCGCCCAGCTGACCGAATTCAGCGCGGTCCTCGGACAACTCGGCACCCTGTTCGTCATGGGGCTGGCCGCAGCAGAAGCCACGCTGGTCCTGGCCATGGTCGTGGTGGTTGCAAGGCGTTTCAAATCCGCCAAATCCAGTGACATCACTACTCTGAAGGAATAA
- a CDS encoding NADH-quinone oxidoreductase subunit D (Catalyzes the transfer of electrons from NADH to quinone) — MSAYQNTEQMRGDFYTQKFEAGKQDGTLIINMGPQHPSTHGVLRIVIEVDGEYIVRAEPVLGYLHRMHEKMGETQTWGGFIPNMGRVDYGHAMAWNWAYVGAVEKLMGIEVPERAEYLRVIMTELNRLTSHLLWWGAYILDLGAFTPIMYAFDDREMLLDILQRPSASRLTYSNFRVGGLQMDIDDKCIELIKAFIPHFRERLPMYHDLVTENLILRRRIEGIGVIDQDMCRRYGCTGPVVRGAGVPYDVRKDEPYSIYDRFDFEIPTSDTCCSAGRYHVRLAEMEQSMRIIEQALEQLPSAEGKHIVDKAPKPSMKVPAGEAYFNVEGGRGKIGVYAVSDGSKVPYRIKLRAPGFSNLSAFAEAANGTLLADAVAILGSLDLIIPEIDR; from the coding sequence ATGTCGGCTTACCAGAATACAGAACAAATGAGGGGTGATTTCTACACCCAGAAGTTCGAGGCCGGGAAGCAGGACGGCACCCTGATCATCAATATGGGTCCGCAACACCCGTCGACGCACGGCGTTTTGCGAATCGTGATCGAGGTGGACGGCGAATACATCGTCCGTGCCGAGCCCGTGCTGGGCTACCTGCACCGCATGCATGAAAAAATGGGCGAGACCCAAACCTGGGGAGGATTCATCCCCAACATGGGCCGCGTCGACTACGGCCACGCCATGGCCTGGAACTGGGCCTACGTGGGCGCGGTCGAAAAACTGATGGGCATCGAGGTGCCGGAAAGGGCGGAGTATCTGCGGGTCATCATGACTGAGCTCAACCGCCTGACCTCCCACCTGCTGTGGTGGGGCGCCTACATCCTCGACCTTGGCGCGTTCACGCCCATCATGTACGCCTTCGACGATCGTGAAATGCTCCTGGACATCCTGCAGAGGCCGTCGGCCTCCAGGTTGACCTACAGCAACTTCCGCGTCGGCGGCCTGCAGATGGACATCGACGACAAGTGTATCGAGTTGATCAAGGCGTTCATCCCGCACTTCCGCGAGAGACTGCCCATGTATCACGATCTCGTCACCGAGAACCTTATCCTGCGCCGCCGCATCGAGGGAATCGGCGTCATCGATCAGGACATGTGCCGCCGTTACGGCTGTACAGGTCCAGTGGTCCGTGGCGCCGGGGTCCCCTACGACGTTCGCAAGGACGAGCCGTATTCGATCTACGACCGTTTCGATTTCGAGATTCCCACCAGCGACACCTGCTGTTCCGCAGGCCGCTACCACGTTCGCCTGGCCGAGATGGAGCAGTCCATGCGCATCATCGAGCAGGCCCTGGAGCAGCTCCCGTCCGCAGAAGGCAAGCACATCGTGGACAAGGCTCCCAAGCCGTCCATGAAGGTACCCGCGGGCGAGGCCTACTTCAACGTGGAAGGTGGCCGTGGCAAGATCGGCGTCTACGCCGTGTCCGACGGCAGCAAGGTCCCGTATCGCATCAAGCTGCGCGCGCCCGGGTTCTCCAACCTGAGCGCCTTTGCCGAGGCCGCCAACGGCACGCTCCTGGCGGATGCCGTGGCCATCCTGGGCAGCCTGGACCTGATCATTCCTGAAATCGACCGGTAG
- a CDS encoding 4Fe-4S binding protein — protein MGKFKDNVIQPILDCWSLIVGLKITGKYFCKPLITVHYPREVIDDENLETYGGHVELIGKPKDPAMPKCISCMMCVTNCPSKCLTVVKSKPPKLTADEEAAMKAAEEAGEKVVKPKAPKNPAKFLYDYTLCSLCGTCIDNCPAKSLKFSNNIYWVATSRKEMKIDLLARLKEQATELSAPAPKTEAVSAAAEKEA, from the coding sequence ATGGGTAAATTCAAAGATAACGTCATTCAGCCGATTCTCGACTGCTGGTCTCTGATCGTGGGTCTGAAGATCACGGGCAAGTACTTCTGCAAGCCCCTGATCACGGTCCACTATCCGCGCGAGGTCATCGACGACGAGAATCTGGAAACATACGGCGGGCATGTCGAATTGATCGGCAAGCCCAAGGACCCGGCCATGCCCAAATGCATCTCCTGCATGATGTGTGTGACCAACTGCCCGAGCAAGTGCCTCACCGTAGTCAAGTCCAAGCCTCCCAAGCTCACCGCTGACGAGGAAGCGGCCATGAAGGCTGCCGAGGAAGCGGGGGAAAAGGTTGTAAAACCCAAGGCCCCCAAGAATCCGGCCAAGTTCCTTTACGACTACACCCTGTGTTCGCTTTGCGGCACATGCATCGACAACTGTCCGGCCAAGTCGCTGAAATTCTCCAATAACATCTATTGGGTGGCGACTTCCAGAAAAGAGATGAAAATCGATCTTCTCGCCCGGCTCAAGGAGCAGGCCACGGAGCTTTCCGCGCCTGCGCCCAAGACCGAGGCCGTTTCGGCCGCGGCGGAGAAGGAGGCCTAA
- a CDS encoding NADH-quinone oxidoreductase subunit J translates to MEVLAKIAFGVYTLVILGGAILAVSSSSLVRALIGLITTLIGVAGMYLLLATPFMAFMQLLIYIGAVSVLIFFAVMLTRAEKGGDESDSAPMKRYLYGLAATMAPAALLGWVVMTRPAASVAIPVEVSIKQLGDGLLGSYFLPFELISVILMVAMSGAVLLVWERRGAKKGGNN, encoded by the coding sequence ATGGAAGTCTTGGCAAAAATAGCATTCGGCGTGTACACGCTCGTCATTTTAGGCGGGGCCATCCTCGCCGTGTCGAGCAGCAGCCTGGTGCGCGCCCTCATCGGCCTTATCACCACGCTCATCGGCGTGGCCGGGATGTACCTGCTCCTGGCGACGCCCTTCATGGCCTTCATGCAGCTGCTCATCTACATCGGCGCGGTCAGCGTCCTGATCTTCTTCGCGGTCATGCTGACCCGGGCGGAGAAGGGCGGTGACGAATCCGACTCCGCGCCCATGAAGCGTTACCTCTACGGCCTCGCGGCCACCATGGCCCCGGCGGCCCTGTTGGGCTGGGTGGTCATGACCCGGCCCGCCGCGTCCGTGGCCATTCCCGTGGAAGTGTCCATCAAGCAGCTCGGTGACGGGTTGCTCGGTTCCTACTTCCTGCCCTTCGAGCTGATCTCGGTCATCCTGATGGTCGCCATGTCCGGCGCCGTCCTGCTGGTCTGGGAGAGGCGGGGCGCCAAAAAGGGAGGGAACAACTAA
- the nuoH gene encoding NADH-quinone oxidoreductase subunit NuoH, which yields MNAFLTNLIVLIIAAVAAMVWLGLNALVWVYCERKFAGHIQRRPGPFEVGPHGALQPLIDGLKLMGKQLLTPDNADAVLYWLAPLLSMLPVLLLFLPIPYGPVLTGMDVNLGLLLILAFSSFNGLAVILAGWASNNKWGVLGAARAVSQTVAYEIPLLLTVLAISFMTGTLSLTEITAMQEGYIWNWFIFRNPFTFLAFFVFIIAMFGETNRAPFDLAEAESELTAGFHTEYSSMGFGLFFMAEYGYMVVMCSVCSVLFLGGYHGPIPGVDGWWWMLIKTYALLALMVWARWTYPRVRFDQLLNINWKWLLPLATFNLLAIALIVKL from the coding sequence ATGAACGCATTCTTAACAAACCTGATAGTCCTGATTATCGCGGCGGTGGCCGCCATGGTCTGGCTGGGGTTAAACGCCCTGGTGTGGGTCTACTGCGAGCGCAAGTTCGCAGGCCACATCCAGCGCCGGCCCGGTCCCTTCGAGGTCGGCCCCCACGGCGCGCTCCAGCCGCTCATCGACGGCCTGAAGCTCATGGGCAAACAGCTCCTGACCCCGGACAACGCGGACGCGGTCCTGTACTGGCTCGCACCGCTGCTGTCCATGCTGCCGGTCCTGTTGCTCTTCCTGCCCATCCCGTACGGCCCTGTGCTGACCGGCATGGACGTCAACCTCGGCCTGCTGCTCATCCTGGCCTTCTCCAGCTTCAACGGTCTGGCCGTCATCCTGGCCGGCTGGGCCTCCAACAACAAATGGGGCGTGCTCGGCGCGGCCCGTGCCGTGTCCCAGACCGTGGCCTATGAAATCCCTCTGCTGCTCACCGTGCTGGCCATCTCGTTCATGACCGGAACCCTGAGCCTGACCGAGATCACGGCCATGCAGGAAGGCTACATCTGGAACTGGTTCATTTTCAGAAACCCGTTCACTTTCCTGGCCTTCTTCGTCTTCATCATCGCCATGTTCGGCGAAACCAACCGCGCTCCGTTCGACCTGGCCGAGGCCGAGTCCGAGCTGACCGCCGGTTTCCACACCGAGTATTCCTCCATGGGCTTCGGCCTCTTCTTCATGGCGGAATACGGCTACATGGTCGTTATGTGCTCCGTCTGCTCCGTCCTGTTCCTGGGCGGCTACCACGGCCCCATCCCCGGCGTCGACGGATGGTGGTGGATGCTCATCAAGACCTACGCCCTGTTGGCGCTCATGGTCTGGGCCCGCTGGACCTACCCCCGCGTACGGTTCGACCAGCTCCTGAACATCAACTGGAAATGGTTGCTGCCGCTGGCCACATTCAACCTGTTGGCCATCGCGCTGATCGTGAAGCTGTAG